CGTAACCGCCGTGTGCAGCGTCTGGTAGATGCTGCGGAGCGACACCGAGCCGGTAGTGGCTGATACGGGCGCTGAGGGAGCAGACGCGGATCGCGATGATATGTGGGTGATCGGGGGCTAACCTCCGGTCCGCGCCATGACCGAACGCACGCGCAGCGCGCTATGGGACTGCGCGAAGTGGCCGCTTTCAGGCAGCGGGCCACAGAGGTTGCGCGCGGGCCGCAGCCTGCAAGAACGGCTCGGCGTCTAGGTCGTGCGCAGAGGCGTCGATGCCTTGGTCGAGCCATTGGCACGTCAGGCGCAGGCGCCCGGCCGGGGGCAGCGGCCACAGCCAGTACTCCTGCTCGACCCACGACTCCGAGCCGCTGCCACCACCGGCGGTCAGCACTGGGGCCGGGGGCAGCCAGTCGGGGTCTGCGGCGCGCTCGTCCCAGGTCGGAGCGTCGAGGTTGCTGACCCGTCGGCCATCGGCCAGTTCCAACCCCCACCGGAAGCGTCCGGCCTCCCATTCCTCGTCCTGGGCGTGCTCGTAGGGGCCGTCGCTGATCTCGGCGAACAGGTCCCCTCGTTGTACGGGACCGCGCACGTGCGTGGTGAGGGTCAGGGACAGGCCGCTGGCGAAGGCCCGGACGACGCTGAGGGTGACCACGGTGCTCGCAGAGCGGCCCAGAACGAGCGCGATGGGTGCGATGCCGGGCAGGACGTTCGCTGGCGCCGCGTGCCACACCGGCAGGGGTGGTTCGCCGTTGGAGGGCGTGGGTTGGTCCGCAGCAGTCTTCATGGACAGTCCTTCCCGAGGCGCCGGTGCCGAGGGTCAGTGTGGCGCAGGCCGTCCGCTTTGGCGATCTTCCTCAACTCGGCATGACCGCGACGTCTAGGACGTCCACAACAGTGTCCGGCTAGCTGCAGCGCAGGCGAATTTCCCTCCGCCGTGTCACATCCGACCGTTCCCGCGGCTCTTGGCGTGCATGACCCCCCACCGGGACAGCCCGACAACCGAGGCTGACGAACAGATCGAGCAGCTGTTCCTCGACAACATCGAGGTCTGGTCCACTCTCATCAGCTCCTCGCCGACTGGTGCCACCAGCAGCGTTGGCGACGCCGTGGCGAACGCTCGACGCACTCGCGCCCGGCTGATGCGATGGGTGGCGGCGCAGTCCATCACCGCCGCCCCGGCGCCGGTACCGGCCTCGCGGTGGCGCTTCGCCGGGCTGGCCGCGGTGGTGTCATGAGGCAGGGACGGACGGTTCTGCCCGGCCCGGGGACATCCCTGCGACGCGATGACGGTCGCAAGGCGGCGAAGCCTGCAGGCGTCGGCCGCGGCCGACCCCGCGTCACCCGCTCCGACGCCCCCGGCCCGGATGGTCAGGAGCAGGGGCGTTCGAGCTCCCGGCACGAGCGAGCAGGACACGCGACTGCTGCAGCTCGTCGCTTCCTGATGGGGCCTCCACGTACCGGTGGAGTGCGCTGGAGCACCGGCTCCGCGCACGCCTCGCGGGCTCTTCGCGTCGTGCTGATCGCTGGCGTGCTGTGCGGACCGGCCAGCTTGGTCATGGCGCTGCACCAGCCGGCAGCGGTGGTCCGCGCGACCACCGACACGGGAGCGTCGGCTCCGCAGCCGCAGGAGGTGGCCGCGGTAGGGGAGTGGGCGCAGTCCTTCGTCGTGGCCTGGCTGACCACTCCGGCCGGACAAGAGCAGAGCTTGAGCTACTACCTGCCCGACGTCTCTGACCTCACCTTGCCCCAGGTTCCCCAGGTCGTCGCCAACCCAGCAGTGGCTGACCTCAGCCTGACGTCTGCCTCGCCAGCAGCCTCAGCGGCAGTTTCGTCGCAAGGCGATGCGAGCACCCAGCTCAGCACCGGTGCGCCTTCGCAGTCGGCGGTCACGGCCACCGGCGATGGCAGCGGCGACCAGGTCACACCTGGTGTGGGGGAGCCCAGCGCTTCGGCCACGACGAGCGAGGACGAGCGAATCTGGCAAGTCACCATCGGAGTCGACGTCCAGGAGCCGGGCCCGCAGGGCAACGTGTTCGTCCGCCGCTACTTCGCGGTTCCGGTGGTCTACGTTCCCGCCCAGCTGGAGCACTCGTCTGCGCTGCGCGCCTTGAGCCTTCCTGGTCCAGTCAGCGCGCCCGTCGCGGGGGAGGGGCCCGAATCCATCTACCAAGACGGCCTGCCCCTGACCGGCGCTGTGGGTTCGTCGGTGCAGGCGTTCCTCAGCGCCTACCTCACCGATCAAGGTGACGTCACCCGCCTGCTGTCGCCGAAGGCGGTCGGCATCTTCGCCGTGCGCCCAGCGGCTTACACCGCGGCGCAGCTGCGGATCCTGAAGGCCGACCGGCGCGACGTGGAGAACAAGCAGCCCACCGACGGCGAACACGTGCAGGTCCTGGCGACCGCGTTGTTGACCGGTCTGGACACCCAGACCCGTAGCGCCCAGTTCGCTCTCACCCTCACCGCCCGCGACGGGCGGTGGGAGATCAACCAGGTCCAGGCCACTGCGGCCGGCGCCGACTCCCGCACCGCTTCAGCGACCGCCGAGGGCGGCCAGAGCACCAGCCGGTCGGCGAGCGCGGACACGATCCCGCAGACCGCTGCGGGATCTCCCTCGGGAACACCGACCCAGACCGGCGGTAGGTGAGGCACGCAGCACCCACCCAGATCCGCGCACCTGACCGCGGCTTCCTCGCCGTCCTGCCGGCGCGTCCCTTCCCTCAGCTTCTCCTCATCTGCATCCCCCTCGTCCTGAAAGGACCTCCCATGTTCAGCACCTCCGCCACCGTCAACACCCTGGTCACCGCTTTGCCCGCCGGCAACGACGTCTTCACCACCGTGGACAACATCGGCTCCTCGACGGCCAACACGATCGACGGCTTGGCCGTCGCCGTGGGCTTCATCGCCGCGGCCGGGGTGCTGTGGGCGACCGGCTTCAAGTTCACGCTCCTGCGCTGCTTCCTGGCGGCCTTCGTAGGCGCCTGCGCCTACCTGGCGGTCTCGGACTGGCAGATGTTCACCGACGTCATCAAGCAGACGTTCCAGAACGCCACCGGAGGGGGGAAGTGAGTCCGCACCCTTCCTGGCCCAGGCCGAGCACCCCTACCCGGAGCCCGCGCTGGGCGGTCGCTCACCTCCTCCAGAGGCCCGCGTCCCACCAGCCTTCCGCCGTGACGTTCTGACCCCGGAGACGGTCCACGATGAGCATCGAACAGCTTCCACCGCACGTGCGGGTGACCCGCTTCTACACCGCCGTGCGCCGCATCCCCACCCTGGTGGGCAAGCTGCCCAACGGCGGCTTCATCCCAGGTGGGCCGTACACCCTGGGCCAGGTCGCCGTGATGCTCCTGGTCGCCGTCGGCGGCTTCTACACGATGCCCTGGTGGGGTGGCGGTCAGGGCGCCAACCTCGGCAACTTCATCAAGCTGGCGCTGGCCGTCGTCCTCACCTCCATGGCCTCCAGCAAGCTCCGCTGGCGTGGTCGGCAGGTGCTCCCCGCGCTGCGAGGGGCGGTGTACTCCTACACCCACGGTTCCCAGCCGCGCCAGGGGGGACGTACGCCCACAGGTACTGGGCCGCAGCGACTGCGCACCAACATCCTGATCATCGAAGAACTCCCCGCGCCGGCGACCCGTGCGCTGGCGCCCGACCCTCGAGCCCAGAAGGTCGAGGGCACCTTCGACCCGGGCAGCGAGGTAGGCCGAAGCAACTTGCAGCCCACCCGGAAGCGCCCGCTGACCACCTCACCCACCGCATCAGCGACCGCATCACCCGCCGCGTCTGCAGTTGCGGCACCGGCTCGTGCTGGTGCGCCCGCCCGGCGGCAGTCGCCGGCGGCCGCCTCCGCCAGTCTGCGGATCGGCGCGCGCCCGCGGCGAACCCTTCACGCCGGAGCAGCCGCGGCTGCCGGGGCTTCAACGGCTTCGCCGTCCCCGGGTGCCCCCACCGCACCGCGGCGACCCGCCCCGGGCTCTGGACGCCGTCAAAGCAGCAGCAGCGACCGCGACGACCGCAACGAAGTCACTGAGCTCGTCGAGCTCGTCAACACAGGGGGAGGGCGCTGACCATGGGCGTGCAGAACACCATCGAAAACCCGATCCAGACCCTCACCGGCAACCTGCTGTTCTCCGCCCACGGCACCTGGTGGGCCACCTACCGACTGCAGGGCCTGGCCTACGGCCGCCGTCCCGACGCGGAGAAGGAGAGCATCCGCGCCCTGCACCAGGGCCTGTACCGGGCCCTGGGGGGTGAATCCCTGCACCTGGGTTTGGCGGTGGACACCGACCCCGTCACCGTCGTGCAGCGCATGCTGCACAACCTCGAGCAGCCGCTGGAGCAGCTGCCGGAGTGGACCGCTGAATGCGAAGCCACGCTGGATCGCCTCGAGGACGACGTCGTGCTGGGTGAGCGCACCTACTGGCTGGCCGTCCCGCTGCGCGGTACCGGCAGCGAAGCCCTCATCGAGCCCTTGCGTGCGGTGTGGACCTGGTTCCTGACCATCATCGGCTTCCCCCGCCTTCCCCCCTCCCAGCGGATGCTCGCTGAACGTCGCCGCCGCGCCGACGAAGTCATGCGCCTGATCCCCGCCCCCTTCCGCCCACGGCCGGCCACCGCCGCCGAGCAGGCCTGGATCTACGCCCACGCCCTGCACCGGGGACTGGCCACTGACCCTTGGCTGCCGCCCACCGCAGCCGACGCCGGCACCAGCGACGCGGCAACCTTCGACCGCCAGCAGGCGCCCGACCCCGCAGATAAAGACCTCCCCGCGGCCCCCACCGCAGCCAGCCTCCTGGCCGGAGGGGCCCTGGGTGAACCGCTGATCGACGAGGGCGCACTCAGCGACGTCCCCGAAGAAGGCTGGCGACGCGGCTGGCGGCAACGACTTCGACAGCTGAAGCCGGCTGAGCGTCGTGTCCTGAAGGTCATCGACGCAGACCGCGACACCGCCTCCTACCAGTCGATGCTGGTGCTGGCCGGTACTCCTGACGGAGGCGCGGTCTTCCCCGGCACCGAGTGGCTGGGCCACGTCGAGAACGCCGGCGTCCCCGTCGACTGGGCCGTGCGCATGCGCAACAACGCTCGCGAAGCTGTCCTGGGCCGCAACCGCCGCGCGGTCACCCGCCTCAACGAGCAGTACGAGCAGCGCGCCGGGGAGACCACCACCGGAGCGCACGAGCTCGACGCCACCGGCGAACTGCTGACCGAGTACCAGCGACGACTCGCCACCGAGAAGTCAGAGGTCGAGCTGGAGACCATCACCTGCTTCTCCACCGCCGCCGAGACCCGCGACCAGGCCCTGGCCCAAGGCGACGCCCTCGTGGCCTGGTTCGCCAGCTTCGAGCACCGCCTGGCCCGACCCCTCGGAGAGCAGGCTGACACCTGGTGGGCAATGCAGCCCGGCGCGGCCTGGCCGCGCAAGCTCGCCGACTTCACCCAGATCTCCCTGTCCGAAGGGTTCGCCGCAGCGGTGCCCATGATGAGCACCGTCTTGGGCGACCGGCACGGAACGCCTCTGGCGCTCAACCAGACCACCCGAGCCCAGTCCGTCGTCTTCCTCGACCTCTTCGGCACCATCGCCGCCGACTTCTCCGGCTGCGTCGCCGTCGCCGGCGAACTCGGCTCGGGCAAGTCCTACACGATGAAGTCCATCGCCGGCGCCGAGTGCGACCGCGGCGCAAACATCATCGCCATCGACAGCTCCGGCACCGGCGAGTACGTCGACTTCGCACGTTCCCTGGGGGACTGCGAGATCGCCGACGTCCTCAACCCGCAACGATCCCTGGACCCGCTGCGCATCCTGCCCGGCGACGAAGGCGCCACCGTCGCCCGATCGCTGCTGGTCACCCTGTTCAACATCGTCTCCACCTCAGCCGATGACACCCTGCTGGGCCGAGTCCTGAAGCAGGAGTACCGCCACCAGAACGGCATCACCGGCCTGGGCAGTCTCACCGACCACCTCATCAACGAATGCCTCCTGGCCGGCGGAGCTGACCTCGGATACCGCCTCGACGCCTACCGCAGCGAAGCCTTCAGCGCTGTGCTCTTCGACGAGACCCTCCCTCCCATCCGCACCGACTCCCGCGCCCTCATCTTCTGGACCCACGGTCTGCAACTGCCCACCAGCAGCGAGCTCAACAACGCGCACCTCTTCGCCCAGCTGAAGATCGAAAAGCGTTTCGGACGCGCCATCTACGCCATGCTCATGGGACTGTCCCGGCGACTCGCCTTTGCCGACCCCACCCAGAAGGTCGTCTTCCTCAACGACGAGATGCACCGAACCACCTCCTCACCCGAAGGGCTGGAAGAGACCAAGACCTACGTGCGCGAAGCCCGAAAGGAGCTGGCCGCCGGGATCTTCGGTTCCCAGGACTGCACCAACGACTTCGGCGACGACACCCTCAAGGGCCTCATCCCCTACCGCATCGTCATGCGCCTGACCGACAAGATCCTCGCCGCCGCCGCCCTGACCTGGATCGGCCTGGAAGCCACAGCCGACCTGGTCAAGGAAGTCACCCAGCAGCTGTCCCCCCGCGACCCCCACCACCCCACCGGCGAGGTCCCGGCAGCACGCCGAGGAGAGGGCCTGTTCCGCGACAGCTACGGCCGCATCGGCCGAGTGAAGATCCTCGGACCGGCGCTCGCGGCCCGACGCAAGGCCTACAGCACCACTGCCACGAGCCGCACTGCTGATCTGCCCACTGACCTCACACCCCTCTCCACCTCCACCGGCGACCACACCCCCGGCCGGATCGACGCGCAGGTTCGACCGACTTCGCCGGCGTCCACTGCGCCGGCGTCCACCGCGGCGACGGCCTCCCTGCAGTTGAGCAAGCCGGTCATGGAGCCGACCTCGACCACCGCCGTCGGACACAACCCGCTGATGAGCACACCGGCGAGCGCACCCATGGGCACACCCGGACCCCTGACCGTCGCCAACCCGGCCGCTGAGCGCCTGCGCCGCATCGCCCGCTCGCACGTGGAAGCGGCCTTGGCCCGCAGCCGCGAGACGACGACCGCAGGCTCCAGTGCCGGCGACGTGCATCACCGCAGCGTCGCCTCAGGAAAGGGCAGCTGATGCACCCGCCCTTGAAGCTGCACCCGCCCTTCCTTGGCGGGGGAGACCACCTCGCTCCGCGAGCGCTGAGCGCCACCAAGAGGTTCGTGGCCCTGCTGATGCTCGTCGTCGCGACGGTGACCGTCGCTGCGAGCCTGCTCCTGGCTCCCGCCTCGGCTCAGGCTGCTACTGAGCCGCAGGTGTCATCGAACGCCCCTGGAGCTCGCCTGGTCGATTCCGCAGCGACTGCTCCTCCTGCTCCTCCTGCGCGTCCGGCGCCCGCACCCGGCGCGACCTCAACCTCGGGTGCCGATGCGGACCCGGGAACGGACGTGGGCACGTCGGCAGCAGTCGACGAGGCCGCCGGAGCCAGCAGCACCACGGATGCAGGCAGTGATGCAGGCAGTAGTGCAGGCAGCAGCGACGACGCTCCTTCCGCCGGCGTTCTCTCGGGCCTGGACGCGAAGGACTCCCACGGTCTCAGCGTCAGCAGCTACCAGCTGTCCACCGACGGCGGCGGAATGACCTCGCCGA
This Kineococcus rhizosphaerae DNA region includes the following protein-coding sequences:
- a CDS encoding ATP-binding protein, encoding MGVQNTIENPIQTLTGNLLFSAHGTWWATYRLQGLAYGRRPDAEKESIRALHQGLYRALGGESLHLGLAVDTDPVTVVQRMLHNLEQPLEQLPEWTAECEATLDRLEDDVVLGERTYWLAVPLRGTGSEALIEPLRAVWTWFLTIIGFPRLPPSQRMLAERRRRADEVMRLIPAPFRPRPATAAEQAWIYAHALHRGLATDPWLPPTAADAGTSDAATFDRQQAPDPADKDLPAAPTAASLLAGGALGEPLIDEGALSDVPEEGWRRGWRQRLRQLKPAERRVLKVIDADRDTASYQSMLVLAGTPDGGAVFPGTEWLGHVENAGVPVDWAVRMRNNAREAVLGRNRRAVTRLNEQYEQRAGETTTGAHELDATGELLTEYQRRLATEKSEVELETITCFSTAAETRDQALAQGDALVAWFASFEHRLARPLGEQADTWWAMQPGAAWPRKLADFTQISLSEGFAAAVPMMSTVLGDRHGTPLALNQTTRAQSVVFLDLFGTIAADFSGCVAVAGELGSGKSYTMKSIAGAECDRGANIIAIDSSGTGEYVDFARSLGDCEIADVLNPQRSLDPLRILPGDEGATVARSLLVTLFNIVSTSADDTLLGRVLKQEYRHQNGITGLGSLTDHLINECLLAGGADLGYRLDAYRSEAFSAVLFDETLPPIRTDSRALIFWTHGLQLPTSSELNNAHLFAQLKIEKRFGRAIYAMLMGLSRRLAFADPTQKVVFLNDEMHRTTSSPEGLEETKTYVREARKELAAGIFGSQDCTNDFGDDTLKGLIPYRIVMRLTDKILAAAALTWIGLEATADLVKEVTQQLSPRDPHHPTGEVPAARRGEGLFRDSYGRIGRVKILGPALAARRKAYSTTATSRTADLPTDLTPLSTSTGDHTPGRIDAQVRPTSPASTAPASTAATASLQLSKPVMEPTSTTAVGHNPLMSTPASAPMGTPGPLTVANPAAERLRRIARSHVEAALARSRETTTAGSSAGDVHHRSVASGKGS
- a CDS encoding conjugal transfer protein yields the protein MLIAGVLCGPASLVMALHQPAAVVRATTDTGASAPQPQEVAAVGEWAQSFVVAWLTTPAGQEQSLSYYLPDVSDLTLPQVPQVVANPAVADLSLTSASPAASAAVSSQGDASTQLSTGAPSQSAVTATGDGSGDQVTPGVGEPSASATTSEDERIWQVTIGVDVQEPGPQGNVFVRRYFAVPVVYVPAQLEHSSALRALSLPGPVSAPVAGEGPESIYQDGLPLTGAVGSSVQAFLSAYLTDQGDVTRLLSPKAVGIFAVRPAAYTAAQLRILKADRRDVENKQPTDGEHVQVLATALLTGLDTQTRSAQFALTLTARDGRWEINQVQATAAGADSRTASATAEGGQSTSRSASADTIPQTAAGSPSGTPTQTGGR